From Paenibacillus polymyxa, the proteins below share one genomic window:
- a CDS encoding GNAT family N-acetyltransferase, giving the protein MMIREAMISDAEDIAKVHVECWRTTYKDIMPAEVLERLSYEQRTELWNANLSTEDGHLAYVAENEKGEMIGFVSGGPEKSGEYPPYGGEITALYVLSEYHSLGLGKRLFLRLLQHFNSMDIHSVMVWVLADNPACTFYEKLGAKPVVEQHIINMGGKNLNMVAYGWLLF; this is encoded by the coding sequence ATGATGATTAGGGAAGCGATGATATCAGATGCCGAAGACATCGCCAAGGTGCACGTAGAATGCTGGAGAACGACATACAAAGATATCATGCCTGCCGAGGTTCTGGAACGGCTCTCCTATGAACAAAGAACAGAATTATGGAATGCGAATCTATCTACTGAAGACGGTCATCTCGCATATGTGGCTGAAAATGAGAAGGGGGAAATGATCGGATTTGTGAGTGGAGGTCCAGAAAAGTCAGGGGAATATCCCCCGTACGGGGGAGAGATAACGGCTCTTTATGTTTTGAGTGAATACCATAGTTTAGGGCTCGGCAAGAGACTATTTCTGCGGTTGCTTCAACACTTTAATAGTATGGATATTCACTCTGTCATGGTGTGGGTGCTGGCAGATAATCCAGCGTGTACTTTTTACGAAAAGCTAGGGGCCAAGCCTGTAGTCGAACAGCATATTATTAATATGGGCGGCAAAAACCTGAACATGGTGGCTTATGGCTGGCTGCTATTCTGA
- the map gene encoding type I methionyl aminopeptidase produces the protein MNLYAQRRRIPIEIAIRTPEEIGYIREAGRILADCHRALESRILPGITTLEIDAWVEQFLCKRGATPEQKGYKGFPYATCASVNEVVCHGFPSERVLHDGDIVTIDMVVNKDGWLADRGWTYAVGDISRPVARLLRQTHKALMRGIEVARPGRTLGDIGHAVEKAAGWRRYGNVKSLIGHGIGRQIHEPPDVLHYGRARTGLPLREGMVITIEPVFTLGPEGAVLWGDDGWTISTADGSWGAQYEHTIAITKNGPYILTS, from the coding sequence GTGAATTTGTATGCTCAAAGGAGGCGGATTCCAATAGAAATAGCGATACGAACACCGGAGGAAATCGGCTACATCAGGGAGGCCGGACGTATTTTGGCAGATTGCCATCGTGCGCTGGAAAGTCGTATTCTTCCGGGAATCACAACGCTTGAAATCGATGCTTGGGTGGAGCAATTTCTATGCAAGCGTGGAGCTACGCCTGAACAAAAGGGCTACAAGGGGTTCCCTTATGCGACCTGCGCTTCGGTCAATGAGGTGGTATGTCACGGCTTTCCCTCGGAGCGGGTGCTTCATGATGGGGATATTGTAACCATCGACATGGTGGTTAACAAGGACGGATGGCTAGCTGACCGGGGATGGACCTACGCAGTGGGTGACATCAGTCGTCCGGTAGCAAGGCTGTTGCGGCAGACCCATAAGGCGCTGATGCGCGGCATCGAGGTTGCCCGCCCCGGCCGGACATTAGGGGATATTGGGCATGCGGTCGAAAAAGCGGCAGGCTGGCGACGGTACGGTAACGTCAAATCTCTGATCGGGCATGGGATCGGCCGCCAAATACATGAACCGCCGGACGTTCTCCACTACGGCCGTGCTAGAACGGGATTGCCGCTGCGCGAAGGGATGGTGATTACCATTGAGCCGGTATTTACCCTCGGACCCGAAGGCGCGGTGCTCTGGGGAGATGATGGTTGGACCATCAGCACAGCAGACGGCAGTTGGGGCGCTCAATATGAGCACACCATTGCGATTACAAAGAACGGTCCTTATATTTTGACCTCATAA